The following DNA comes from Sorex araneus isolate mSorAra2 chromosome 5, mSorAra2.pri, whole genome shotgun sequence.
CCTCATCAAGCAGGTCCCTCTCCTAAGTGCCACTTCTCCCAGTCACCTCACAGCCAGAGGTCACCTCATCTCCCATTAACAAAACCACTGGGATCACTCAGTCTCCTAGGACAGATTGTAATGTGCACTCTAGAACTTGGAATTCTACACAGAGACAGTTTACAAGACACGTTTTAATAAACGGACGCCACCGTCTGGGGCAGGGCTATCCCCAGCACAGTCTGTGGGGGCAGTGCGGTGCCTGAGCTCCCgtctctgccctgcccagcccgggcCAGGCTCCTCCTACACCTCCTTGGCTGTAGCAGCTTCTGAGGACACGCTAGCTTCTGGAGAGAGAAGAGGCGTTTCCTGATGTGTCTACTCAGGGAGCTGCAACACTTAgtgattatggggctggagcaatagcacagcggggagggtgtttgccttgcacacggccgacctgggttcgattcccagcatcccatatagtcccgagcaccgccaggagaattcctgagtgcaaagccaggagtaacccctgagcatagctgggtgtgacccaaaaaagaaaaaacaccactTAGCAATTAGGTTTCGCTTTAAGTGGACTAAATGCCTGTTCGGGCAATGTTACCTCAAGGCTAGACAGATGGTACAgggggttaaggggcttgccttgcatgtggccaaatctGGTTTAAATGcacggcaccacatatgaccctaagcacagctgagcaccccaggaatgatcactgagcacgtGATCATTTCTGGGGTGACACGTGACAGGGCCcaagtatttaaaaaagaatttttaattttcttattttttttctcactttttagaATATCTcacctttgatttattttaaaaaacatcttttctgggctggagcgatagcacagcggatagggcgtttgccttgcacgaggccaacccgagttagattcccagcatcccatatggtcccctgagccatgtcagagccaggagtaacccctgtacaatgccagtgtgacccaaaaagaaaaaaaaaaacaaacttttctgTTTAGAAAATATCTGTCTAggcactcacaaataaatctcagaagagataaagaagctgcagagatgcctccagactccaaaGTTAAAAAATCCAGCTGCATCACCTgatttaaaacttcagaattcctggagcacacagtcaCGTCTGTGGCTGCACAACAGCTCATGTTCTACACCACTGACGAACCAGGAGCAGCACAACACACTGGATGGGTGTAAAGTACAAGGCAACCGATCTCGATTGAAaatctatacatatgtatatatgcatatatatacgtatgtatgtattaacacacaaggctaaacctgtaacaacatgttagttatctcttatacaagggcttaatggctccagggtgagaagatggctcttcttttttctaaggaaacttttctttgatcatttttagcaactattcataacaagcaatacaaaataaatgatctagggCTGCtcctggggcaggcttgggtggtggctgggagaattcaaaataatggtggtgggaaggtgcaatggtggcgAGACCAGTGTGGCACAGGGCAGGACATCTGAGCTCATTTCCCTACAACTTAATCCCTTTTCCTTGCCCAACGGCGGCTCCTGGACCACCGGCCCAATGGGGCACCCGCACGCACCACATACCTCTCCCAGCTGGACTGAAGACACCGGGTTGTCTTCATAAGCGGGAAACTGGCACCCTGCTCTGCAACTGCAAAAATTATTCATTTCCTCCTCACACTGTGCCATTATTTTACAGTTTGCTTCTGAGTGTTCCTCATCAGTCTGCAGAGACTCATTCAGGCTGCACTCCAAACACTGACCCTGCTTCCCTGCAGGCAGGGTCCCGGAGGACTCCTCCTGCGAATCCAGGGATGTCTGAGCACTCTTTTCCATCCCGGATTTTTTTAACCTGGGAAGGAATTTCCCCGACTCGAGCTCCGTCTTTCCGTAATAATGGCCTTCTTTCTCTGCGTCTTCTTCCAGGGGTGTGAGGTCTGCCTGGGGATCTTCAAACGTGTCAACTTGAGAAGGAATGGGAACATTTGCTTCGTCTTTCTCAGATTCAAATTCCGACTCACTCCCCCCTCCTGGAGACAGTTCGGAAGCAGAAATTGGGCGGAAGTGAGTCCGAGGAGAGATCCGAATAGCCCTGTACTGTGTTCGGTCGACACCGCATATCCTGGGATGGAAAACTTCACTGTCGGAATCAGAGCAGAGGATTGACTTCGGTTTGAAACTAGGGCTGAGAGAGGCAATCCCTTCAGGCTCAAAGGAGCACTCCACATGAAGAACTTGTGAAAATGGATTGCTTAAGTCAAAGGAAGAGAATGAATATTCAAGTCCGGGATCTTCAACCTGGAAGTTACCACAGGCTCCAAGGAAGTCTTCatggaagataaaagaaaatcccTTGTTTAATCCGTTCCCCCCTGCGTTTTTCGGCGGATCGTTTGGCTCCAATGACACGAAGGGTTTCCATAGTTGCCTGTGTCCAGGAGCGAAGCTGTTTCCTGGGGCCATGAAGACGTCTGTGCCCGCTATCGTCACCACATCGGAAGCTGCACACTGCAGCAAGCTTCCCTTTGTGTGACCGGGCGGCACGAGTGCCCACTCCCCGTCGCTATGGAAAGGTTTGAATTCTCCATAAACTCCTCCAAGAATAAACGCGCTTTCTTTCTCCTCGGCCATGTCCCAAGGCTTCGAGGGGGTGGTGTAATCACCTCCGTCCACCTTCGACAGCTCCCCGGAATCAAAAGCCCTTTTCTCCAGGGTGCTTCTCTGGCCCTCCCAAAGGCGGTACTCGGACCTCTGCACAGCCCTGCGAGGCTCCTGGAGGGCCTCCGGCTCCGCTTCAGCATTCAGGCAGCAGCAGTAGTTATTGACATCTGCGGGGAACAGCGCGTCACccattctctctctgtccaccTCAGCTACAGAATTCCTATCTGCCATCTTTGTCCAAATCTCTTTGATCACCCCTGAGCTGTAGCCCCCTCCGGGTGGGCTGCCTTCATGACACACCTGTGTCGCTTCAAAGGGTTTATTTTCCGTTTTTTGTTCTAACTGAATACCACAGACAGATTCTAGTTTCGATCTGGTTTTGCAAACTAAGGTAGGAATTTCTCCTAAAGTTCTACTATTTTGCTGGCAAGTTTCGTCCTGCAAAAAATCTAGAAGTTCTTCATCTACATAATTTGAGGAAACGCTAGGAACTACATAATTAATATCTTCTGCATTAAACTGCGTGGATTCTTCAAACTGAATATTCAATGTCTCGTTGTCTGAGCGTGTTTCTTCTGAATGGGACCACGGGCTACAAGTCCTTGTCGAAAGATTAGAACAGTGTTCATTTTCTTCAAAGGCACTATTTTTGGTCCATATTAGCAGCCTAGACTGCGTTTTCCCAAGCATATTAGCACTAGAATCCGTATTTTCATTTCCCAAGTTGAgtgtttcaaaagaaaaaggtaaaacagAATTACTGCATTGCACTTCAAACACTGAAAAACAAGAGTTTATACCAGATCCTTCATTAATATCTGTAAAGAGCTCTTGATTGCCAGCAAGCAAATGCGGACTGAGCACGGTGCCGTCCAAGACAGGGGAGAGTCTAACGGGAGAGTCTCCTCCAAAACTCTCTCCGTCAGCATCTCCAGAGCTGGACGAACAGCACTCCCAAAACTGAGCCAGGTTGCCGAGGTCTTGCAGGAAGAGCCCCTCGGCCCCCACGGAGCTGGTACGATCTGTCCATATTGCACGTTCCCCTTGCAACTCCATCCCATCTAACACTATGCAACATTCTGCCTCAAAAtctgttttctctttgcttttttgtcGAATCATATTCAATATCCGACTTTCTCCTTGCATTGTTTCTGAGGCACCAGGATCCAACATGGATTGATCAATATCCACTTCATAGAAGTGCGTTAATTCTGCTAGATGAATATCATCCAAGTATTTGTCGTCCTCTGGCAGAGAACAGAGCGAGGTCCCCGTGAGGGCAATGTCCTCATTTAGAAGCGCAGGCATTTCTACAAAGTGACCATCAATGAAAGTGCCTGCTGCGAGGTATGTTGGCTGGGCATCGTGGCCGCCGCCGTGGAGACCCTGCACTGACTCCGACAGCTCTCCCGCCGCCTCTGCCGCCAGGTCACGTGCGTCTGGGCAGTTCCGGTATGTGGTCTCCAGTTTACTTTTCCTGCTCAGAGGAACGAAGTACTCAGCAATGGGCTCGGTGTACCACAGTGGTTCCTCCTTGTACTCGCGGTCGCTCCTGCTTTCCGCAGGCAGGTCTCGGCTCTCACTGCCCCCGGTGTCCTTCCTCCCGGCGTCCTTGAACGGTCTCTGCCCCCGCTTGCCAGCGGCGGGAAGGCTCCGCTCTGCCTTCTCGCCGTGCGCCAGGGGAAGCCGGCCTTGCCCGTGCCGCCCTTTCTTGCTGTGCACTTCCCGTGTCTTGTGTCTTACTTTCACACACTTGGTGGATGCTTTGAATTCGCCCTGGTTGCCGCTTGAACTGGAGCCTGCCTCGCTCGAGCCTGAGGACCACGACCGCGGTCGCGCCTTTCCTTCGGCTCTGTGCCGGCCCTGCTTCCGGTACGGGGCAGGCTTCTCCTCGCCGGTGCTGTTGCtggccttgttctctctctcgttTCTGCTGCGGGCTTGCTCATGCGTGGTGGCAGGTGCCGCACTGCCTCGCTCCCGGACGGCTTCCCCTTCGCTGTTGCAGTCCTTGGGAGAGGATGTCTCAGTACTTGCCGGGGGTGCTGTGGATGAGGACGAAGAACTGGAGTAAGAACTGACTTTGGACTTGTTCCACACGGTCATGATCTCCTGAAGGCAGACTGGCTTCTCGGAAAGGGGTGGAAACGCTTCATAGTACCTGCAAGAGAGAGAGGCCAGATGTGGGTACTCGTGTGCACTCGACACAGGAAGTCCCCACAATCAACCAGAGCAAGTGGCATTGCATCTTTGCCATCAACATTCTCATCAACCAAAATTTACAtcagtttttaattaattaataataaagtaaaacagCCTTTGCATTTGGCCCCATGCATCAAGCACGGAGATATGTAACAGAATATTAAGAGGAGgaaaggttttttgttgttgttgttgttgttttttgctttttgggtcacaccagcgatgctcaggggttactcctggctttgcactcaggaattgctcctggcagtgcttgggggaccatatgggatgccggggatcgaacccgggtcggccgcgtgccaggcaaacgccctacccgctgtgctatcgctccggccccaagaggaggaaaggttttttgtttgtgtgggttttttttttgtcgggGATGAGAGAGGGGgtgctgggtcacacccagagatgctcagggctcacacctggctctgcactcaggaactattcctgtgtatgctctggggaccatgtggggtgccggggatggaaactgggctggccatgcgcaaggcagtgccctccccactgtactctctctccggctcCAAGGTGATAgtgacctatcactatca
Coding sequences within:
- the KIAA0232 gene encoding uncharacterized protein KIAA0232 homolog isoform X1, with translation MRPVCTVAVDGSPSGGSPGSSPGSRPVSEMSLLHALGPVQTWLGQELEKCGIDAMIYTRYVLSLLLHDSYDYDLQEQEKDIFLGWEKGAYKKWGKRKKKCSDLTLEEMKKQAAVRCLRSASDESSGIETLVEELCSRLKDLQSKQEEKIHKKLEGSPSPEAELSPTAKDQVEMYYEAFPPLSEKPVCLQEIMTVWNKSKVSSYSSSSSSSTAPPASTETSSPKDCNSEGEAVRERGSAAPATTHEQARSRNERENKASNSTGEEKPAPYRKQGRHRAEGKARPRSWSSGSSEAGSSSSGNQGEFKASTKCVKVRHKTREVHSKKGRHGQGRLPLAHGEKAERSLPAAGKRGQRPFKDAGRKDTGGSESRDLPAESRSDREYKEEPLWYTEPIAEYFVPLSRKSKLETTYRNCPDARDLAAEAAGELSESVQGLHGGGHDAQPTYLAAGTFIDGHFVEMPALLNEDIALTGTSLCSLPEDDKYLDDIHLAELTHFYEVDIDQSMLDPGASETMQGESRILNMIRQKSKEKTDFEAECCIVLDGMELQGERAIWTDRTSSVGAEGLFLQDLGNLAQFWECCSSSSGDADGESFGGDSPVRLSPVLDGTVLSPHLLAGNQELFTDINEGSGINSCFSVFEVQCSNSVLPFSFETLNLGNENTDSSANMLGKTQSRLLIWTKNSAFEENEHCSNLSTRTCSPWSHSEETRSDNETLNIQFEESTQFNAEDINYVVPSVSSNYVDEELLDFLQDETCQQNSRTLGEIPTLVCKTRSKLESVCGIQLEQKTENKPFEATQVCHEGSPPGGGYSSGVIKEIWTKMADRNSVAEVDRERMGDALFPADVNNYCCCLNAEAEPEALQEPRRAVQRSEYRLWEGQRSTLEKRAFDSGELSKVDGGDYTTPSKPWDMAEEKESAFILGGVYGEFKPFHSDGEWALVPPGHTKGSLLQCAASDVVTIAGTDVFMAPGNSFAPGHRQLWKPFVSLEPNDPPKNAGGNGLNKGFSFIFHEDFLGACGNFQVEDPGLEYSFSSFDLSNPFSQVLHVECSFEPEGIASLSPSFKPKSILCSDSDSEVFHPRICGVDRTQYRAIRISPRTHFRPISASELSPGGGSESEFESEKDEANVPIPSQVDTFEDPQADLTPLEEDAEKEGHYYGKTELESGKFLPRLKKSGMEKSAQTSLDSQEESSGTLPAGKQGQCLECSLNESLQTDEEHSEANCKIMAQCEEEMNNFCSCRAGCQFPAYEDNPVSSVQLGELPMLHTEELGASRRPEKQSWWEKALYSPLFPASECEECCTNAKGENGLEELPDVKEMPSNEERLLDFNRVSSVCEARCTGDRRSGAKANGFCRKLCSSASSGSEDTASDGGAEWAEPIGQIFSRTHL
- the KIAA0232 gene encoding uncharacterized protein KIAA0232 homolog isoform X3; this translates as MTVWNKSKVSSYSSSSSSSTAPPASTETSSPKDCNSEGEAVRERGSAAPATTHEQARSRNERENKASNSTGEEKPAPYRKQGRHRAEGKARPRSWSSGSSEAGSSSSGNQGEFKASTKCVKVRHKTREVHSKKGRHGQGRLPLAHGEKAERSLPAAGKRGQRPFKDAGRKDTGGSESRDLPAESRSDREYKEEPLWYTEPIAEYFVPLSRKSKLETTYRNCPDARDLAAEAAGELSESVQGLHGGGHDAQPTYLAAGTFIDGHFVEMPALLNEDIALTGTSLCSLPEDDKYLDDIHLAELTHFYEVDIDQSMLDPGASETMQGESRILNMIRQKSKEKTDFEAECCIVLDGMELQGERAIWTDRTSSVGAEGLFLQDLGNLAQFWECCSSSSGDADGESFGGDSPVRLSPVLDGTVLSPHLLAGNQELFTDINEGSGINSCFSVFEVQCSNSVLPFSFETLNLGNENTDSSANMLGKTQSRLLIWTKNSAFEENEHCSNLSTRTCSPWSHSEETRSDNETLNIQFEESTQFNAEDINYVVPSVSSNYVDEELLDFLQDETCQQNSRTLGEIPTLVCKTRSKLESVCGIQLEQKTENKPFEATQVCHEGSPPGGGYSSGVIKEIWTKMADRNSVAEVDRERMGDALFPADVNNYCCCLNAEAEPEALQEPRRAVQRSEYRLWEGQRSTLEKRAFDSGELSKVDGGDYTTPSKPWDMAEEKESAFILGGVYGEFKPFHSDGEWALVPPGHTKGSLLQCAASDVVTIAGTDVFMAPGNSFAPGHRQLWKPFVSLEPNDPPKNAGGNGLNKGFSFIFHEDFLGACGNFQVEDPGLEYSFSSFDLSNPFSQVLHVECSFEPEGIASLSPSFKPKSILCSDSDSEVFHPRICGVDRTQYRAIRISPRTHFRPISASELSPGGGSESEFESEKDEANVPIPSQVDTFEDPQADLTPLEEDAEKEGHYYGKTELESGKFLPRLKKSGMEKSAQTSLDSQEESSGTLPAGKQGQCLECSLNESLQTDEEHSEANCKIMAQCEEEMNNFCSCRAGCQFPAYEDNPVSSVQLGELPMLHTEELGASRRPEKQSWWEKALYSPLFPASECEECCTNAKGENGLEELPDVKEMPSNEERLLDFNRVSSVCEARCTGDRRSGAKANGFCRKLCSSASSGSEDTASDGGAEWAEPIGQIFSRTHL
- the KIAA0232 gene encoding uncharacterized protein KIAA0232 homolog isoform X2, translating into MRPVCTVAVDGSPSGGSPGSSPGSRPVSEMSLLHALGPVQTWLGQELEKCGIDAMIYTRYVLSLLLHDSYDYDLQEQEKDIFLGWEKGAYKKWGKRKKKCSDLTLEEMKKQAAVRCLRSASDESSGIETLVEELCSRLKDLQSKQEEKIHKKLEGSPSPEAELSPTAKDQVEMYYEAFPPLSEKPVCLQEIMTVWNKSKVSSYSSSSSSSTAPPASTETSSPKDCNSEGEAVRERGSAAPATTHEQARSRNERENKASNSTGEEKPAPYRKQGRHRAEGKARPRSWSSGSSEAGSSSSGNQGEFKASTKCVKVRHKTREVHSKKGRHGQGRLPLAHGEKAERSLPAAGKRGQRPFKDAGRKDTGGSESRDLPAESRSDREYKEEPLWYTEPIAEYFVPLSRKSKLETTYRNCPDARDLAAEAAGELSESVQGLHGGGHDAQPTYLAAGTFIDGHFVEMPALLNEDIALTGTSLCSLPEDDKYLDDIHLAELTHFYEVDIDQSMLDPGASETMQGESRILNMIRQKSKEKTDFEAECCIVLDGMELQGERAIWTDRTSSVGAEGLFLQDLGNLAQFWECCSSSSGDADGESFGGDSPVRLSPVLDGTVLSPHLLAGNQELFTDINEGSGINSCFSVFEVQCSNSVLPFSFETLNLGNENTDSSANMLGKTQSRLLIWTKNSAFEENEHCSNLSTRTCSPWSHSEETRSDNETLNIQFEESTQFNAEDINYVVPSVSSNYVDEELLDFLQDETCQQNSRTLGEIPTLVCKTRSKLESVCGIQLEQKTENKPFEATQVCHEGSPPGGGYSSGVIKEIWTKMADRNSVAEVDRERMGDALFPADVNNYCCCLNAEAEPEALQEPRRAVQRSEYRLWEGQRSTLEKRAFDSGELSKVDGGDYTTPSKPWDMAEEKESAFILGGVYGEFKPFHSDGEWALVPPGHTKGSLLQCAASDVVTIAGTDVFMAPGNSFAPGHRQLWKPFVSLEPNDPPKNAGGNGLNKGFSFIFHEDFLGACGNFQVEDPGLEYSFSSFDLSNPFSQVLHVECSFEPEGIASLSPSFKPKSILCSDSDSEVFHPRICGVDRTQYRAIRISPRTHFRPISASELSPGGGSESEFESEKDEANVPIPSQVDTFEDPQADLTPLEEDAEKEGHYYGKTELESGKFLPRLKKSGMEKSAQTSLDSQEESSGTLPAGKQGQCLECSLNESLQTDEEHSEANCKIMAQCEEEMNNFCSCRAGCQFPAYEDNPVSSVQLGELPMLHTEELGASRRPEKQSWWEKALYSPLFPASECEGVFCL